From the genome of Drosophila melanogaster chromosome 2L, one region includes:
- the CG42752 gene encoding uncharacterized protein, with protein sequence MTLLGSYDWMFNEDIQLRTEFKLYNIMSRNQFPRRILQYCHKNHITGYIVFTHGGKQAFGVMDGKRKDLNRIKPYLLRFCIPEPFNQRVTFSAYELCFNPNKEKFNIKDRVPKGAKFLGDIYEDCFLRFKNQKPEPEEETEATKALFAKYSDFFNLKYFVNC encoded by the coding sequence ATGACATTATTAGGGTCCTACGATTGGATGTTCAATGAGGATATTCAACTTAGGACCGAGTTTAAGTTGTACAACATAATGTCAAGGAACCAATTTCCGCGTCGAATTCTTCAATATTGCCACAAAAACCATATAACCGGATACATAGTATTCACCCACGGGGGCAAACAAGCATTTGGAGTGATGGATGGCAAGCGGAAAGATTTAAACCGGATAAAGCCCTACCTTCTGAGGTTTTGCATTCCAGAACCCTTTAACCAACGAGTCACTTTTTCAGCCTACGAGTTATGCTTCAATCCGAACAAAgagaaatttaatattaaggATAGAGTTCCTAAGGGCGCCAAGTTTCTGGGAGATATATACGAGGACTGCTTTCTGAGGTTCAAGAATCAAAAACCGGAACCGGAAGAGGAAACCGAGGCAACTAAAGCCTTGTTCGCAAAATATTCCGACTTCtttaacttaaaatatttcgTCAATTGTTAA